A genomic segment from Pediococcus acidilactici encodes:
- a CDS encoding MFS transporter, with protein MQNRIVNKNKQRAMLLGIVLSVLTYWLFAQSIVNVIPDIQESLGIDSSVVSLAVSLTSLFSGLFVVLAGYLADRIGRVRATYIGLFFSLMGSGLISISQGPTLLIIGRIVQGLSAAFIMPATLAIIKNQFIGDRRKNALSYWSMGSWGGSGICTFAGGVIATILSWRWIFIFGIFFTLIAMVLLWGTEESKVVYKNHIAFDFLGLTFFLISILSINIYLSKGAAWGWGSLPSFLIIFIAIIVGIFFVVTEKRREKQPFVDFKLFRNIKFTIATLSNFVLNAVAGSLVIINTFIQRNYGISPLETGYLSIPYFLTILFSIKIGEKAINKRGYVFPMVLGSLIASFGVLLSSLTFLDRNLYFIFVFFGYTSLGIGLGLYATPSTDLALSNVPDDQVGTVSGIYKMASSLGGGIGNAASLAIFSSLSTRGLVVSAKWSLLFNVVLCIIPALLVYMSLKKK; from the coding sequence ATGCAAAATAGGATTGTAAATAAGAATAAACAACGAGCGATGCTATTAGGAATTGTTCTATCCGTCTTAACATATTGGTTATTTGCACAATCAATTGTAAATGTTATTCCTGATATACAAGAAAGCCTAGGAATAGATTCATCAGTGGTGAGTTTGGCAGTCAGTTTAACTTCTCTTTTTTCTGGCTTATTTGTTGTTTTAGCAGGCTATCTTGCTGATAGGATCGGACGAGTTCGAGCCACGTACATTGGACTTTTTTTTAGTTTAATGGGTTCAGGTTTAATTAGTATATCTCAAGGACCTACCTTATTAATTATTGGCCGTATTGTACAAGGCCTTTCTGCGGCTTTTATTATGCCTGCAACACTTGCAATTATAAAGAACCAATTTATCGGCGATAGACGAAAAAATGCGTTGAGTTACTGGTCAATGGGGTCATGGGGTGGATCTGGAATATGCACTTTCGCTGGCGGAGTGATTGCAACAATTTTATCATGGCGTTGGATTTTTATTTTTGGAATTTTTTTTACATTAATAGCGATGGTATTACTGTGGGGAACGGAAGAGTCAAAAGTTGTATATAAAAATCATATAGCATTTGATTTCCTGGGACTTACATTTTTTTTGATTTCAATTTTGTCTATTAATATATATTTGTCAAAAGGAGCTGCTTGGGGGTGGGGTAGCCTTCCTTCATTTTTAATTATCTTTATTGCAATAATAGTTGGTATCTTTTTTGTTGTTACAGAAAAGAGAAGGGAAAAGCAACCATTCGTAGACTTTAAATTGTTTAGAAATATAAAATTTACAATTGCAACACTTTCAAATTTTGTATTAAATGCGGTAGCAGGCTCTTTAGTAATTATTAATACGTTTATTCAACGTAATTATGGAATTTCTCCATTGGAAACGGGATATTTATCTATACCTTATTTTTTAACTATTTTATTTTCAATAAAAATAGGCGAAAAAGCAATCAATAAACGAGGTTATGTATTTCCAATGGTTTTAGGCAGTCTAATAGCGAGTTTCGGTGTTTTACTGAGCTCCCTTACTTTTCTCGATAGAAATTTATATTTTATTTTTGTGTTTTTCGGATATACGTCACTTGGAATAGGGTTAGGGTTATACGCAACTCCGTCAACCGATCTTGCCTTATCTAATGTTCCCGATGATCAAGTAGGAACAGTCTCAGGTATCTATAAGATGGCGAGCTCTTTAGGCGGTGGCATTGGAAATGCAGCCTCGCTAGCCATTTTTTCAAGCTTATCAACAAGGGGGTTAGTTGTTTCAGCGAAGTGGTCACTCCTATTTAATGTAGTTCTTTGCATAATTCCAGCACTTCTAGTGTATATGTCACTTAAGAAAAAATAA
- a CDS encoding ArgE/DapE family deacylase: MNKIKNNCFSDQEKVNILKDLVNINTSNGNEIEAAKYIKELLEKFGISSTIIPIVNKRVDLVAEIGTGKPILGISGHMDVVPAGDESNWSSDPFNLEERDNKLYGRGAADMKSGLAAMIIAMIQIKESNLLSHGTIRLMATMGEEVGELGSQKLYENGYMDDVDALVIGEPSGYMVVYAHKGSMDIKLESQGKAAHSSLPEEGFNAIDPLITLLNKANMVFKNSSYQNPLLGKATFSTTIIKGGNQVNSIPEFASAEMNIRTIPEFDNQEVEKVMKELVHEQNETGAEITMDIYMSQPSVETNSSSSLVELSKTLGTKYAGFKVEAVAIPPVTDASNLLKGKSKSFPLAIFGPGSDTPHKVDEYVDKQMYLDFTRLYVDLFTSYLN, encoded by the coding sequence ATGAATAAGATAAAAAACAACTGTTTTTCAGACCAGGAGAAGGTAAACATCCTTAAAGATTTAGTAAATATTAATACAAGTAATGGGAATGAAATTGAAGCCGCAAAATATATTAAAGAATTGCTAGAAAAGTTTGGAATAAGTTCAACGATAATTCCTATTGTAAATAAACGGGTTGATTTAGTAGCGGAAATTGGGACTGGTAAACCGATTCTTGGCATCTCAGGTCATATGGACGTTGTGCCTGCGGGTGATGAAAGTAATTGGAGTAGCGACCCGTTTAATCTTGAAGAACGTGATAATAAATTATACGGACGTGGAGCAGCAGATATGAAGTCGGGATTGGCAGCGATGATCATTGCTATGATTCAAATTAAGGAAAGTAATTTGTTATCACATGGAACCATTCGTTTGATGGCTACGATGGGTGAAGAAGTTGGGGAATTAGGTTCGCAGAAACTTTATGAAAACGGTTATATGGATGATGTGGATGCGCTTGTAATTGGTGAACCATCAGGTTATATGGTGGTATATGCTCACAAAGGTTCTATGGATATTAAACTAGAATCTCAGGGTAAGGCGGCACATAGTTCGTTACCTGAAGAAGGATTTAATGCCATTGATCCATTGATAACGCTTTTAAACAAGGCAAATATGGTATTTAAAAATTCTAGCTACCAAAATCCTCTATTGGGTAAAGCAACGTTTAGCACAACTATTATTAAAGGCGGAAATCAAGTTAATTCAATTCCAGAATTTGCAAGTGCTGAAATGAATATAAGAACGATACCGGAGTTTGACAATCAAGAAGTAGAAAAAGTTATGAAAGAATTAGTTCATGAACAAAATGAAACTGGAGCAGAAATAACGATGGATATTTATATGTCACAGCCCTCAGTTGAAACGAATAGTAGTTCGTCATTAGTTGAGCTAAGTAAAACTTTAGGTACGAAATACGCTGGTTTTAAAGTTGAGGCAGTTGCTATTCCTCCAGTTACGGATGCTTCTAATTTATTGAAGGGTAAATCAAAGAGTTTTCCACTAGCTATTTTCGGCCCTGGAAGCGATACTCCCCACAAAGTTGATGAATATGTTGATAAGCAAATGTATCTTGATTTCACGCGCTTATATGTTGATCTATTTACATCATATTTGAATTAA
- a CDS encoding ArgE/DapE family deacylase, with amino-acid sequence MTESIERKFSDDEKLELLADLISFRTVNNNEFSVAKYIQNKLAQYKIDSEILPVSENRANIIAELGKGKPIIGISGHMDVVSEIDASKWQSDPFTMTEKNGNLYGRGTADMKSGLAAMIITLIELKQRDLPKNGTIRFMATVGEEIGGIGANKLHKYGYTRDIDALIIGEPSNHEIIYAHKGSMDIRLTSYGEVAHSSIPESGFNALNPIILILAEAKKIFDSVTVSNETLGDLKYNATILHSGDQVNSIPDKEFAEMNVRTIPEYSSEKVEKVFQKLVEEQNKQGAKVKMDIYMVEEPVLKSSRNRLIELATSEAKRTLGIEYKTTASVGVTDASNLLKDHLNVDFPFIMFGPGDYRVAHKINEYVNKKEYLCFSNIYSNLLIKYLEPRTD; translated from the coding sequence ATGACTGAAAGCATTGAACGTAAGTTTTCGGATGATGAGAAACTTGAATTATTAGCTGACTTGATTTCATTTAGGACAGTCAATAATAATGAATTTAGTGTTGCGAAATATATACAAAATAAATTGGCACAATATAAAATCGATTCAGAAATTTTACCTGTATCAGAAAATCGTGCAAACATCATTGCTGAATTAGGAAAGGGAAAACCTATTATTGGAATTTCTGGGCACATGGATGTAGTCTCAGAAATCGATGCCAGTAAATGGCAAAGTGATCCATTTACCATGACTGAAAAGAATGGTAATTTGTATGGTCGGGGAACGGCAGATATGAAATCCGGATTAGCAGCAATGATTATCACGTTGATCGAATTAAAACAGCGTGATTTACCAAAGAATGGCACAATCCGATTTATGGCAACGGTCGGAGAAGAAATTGGAGGAATAGGGGCAAATAAACTTCATAAGTATGGTTATACGAGGGATATAGACGCATTAATAATTGGAGAGCCATCTAATCATGAAATAATTTATGCTCATAAAGGATCGATGGATATAAGACTTACTTCTTATGGGGAAGTAGCACATAGTTCAATACCTGAAAGTGGGTTCAATGCGTTAAATCCAATTATATTAATATTAGCGGAAGCCAAAAAGATTTTTGATTCAGTAACGGTGTCTAATGAAACTTTAGGTGATTTGAAATATAATGCTACAATTTTACATTCGGGTGATCAGGTAAACTCGATACCTGATAAGGAGTTTGCGGAGATGAATGTAAGAACGATACCTGAGTATTCAAGTGAAAAGGTTGAAAAAGTTTTTCAAAAATTAGTCGAGGAACAAAATAAACAAGGCGCTAAAGTGAAAATGGATATATATATGGTAGAAGAACCGGTATTAAAAAGCTCCCGTAACAGACTTATTGAATTAGCAACTTCAGAGGCAAAAAGGACTTTAGGAATTGAATATAAAACGACAGCAAGTGTTGGTGTAACGGACGCTTCTAATTTACTAAAGGATCATTTAAATGTAGACTTTCCATTTATAATGTTTGGACCAGGAGACTATCGAGTTGCCCATAAAATTAATGAATACGTGAATAAAAAAGAATATTTATGTTTTTCAAACATTTATAGCAATCTTTTAATTAAGTATTTAGAACCACGGACAGATTAG